A stretch of DNA from Gemmatimonadota bacterium:
CTCCCCGGCGCCGCGCGCGCCGTGGCGAAGAATAGCGGCCGGCAGAAGCCAGGCAAGGCTGGACCGGCTGCGGCAGGGGGATAACCGTGAACACCGGCGTGGCAAAGGGCGCGGGAGCGATGGCGGTCCGAACCCGTGGTGCCGGGTCCAGCGGCGCGAGCCCGGCTTCGAGATCAAGAGCCTCCTGCCCCTCCAAGCAACACGGCTGAGCTTCCGACGCGCCGCCCCCGCACTGCTCGGCAGCCCGCTGGAAGGCGGCTATCGGCACAGATCCCAAGTTGGCCGATGATCTGGAGCGGGTAGGCGCCGCGGACCGACCGCCGGGAAACCCATGGGCCTCGTGATCGACACGAGCGCCGCCGTGGCGGTCGAGAGCCATTTTCGCTCCGTTCCGTGCCTCCGCGTGGAAGTGCTCCGGCAGTAAAGATCAGCCTTGTCGTGGTGCCGCCAGCAGCCACTCGCCTATCTTCGTCTCTGCGGCTCGTTGGCGCGGTGCGTGGGGCTGGGCCGTCTCCCACTCGGGGAAGAGGGGCTGGGCGGGATCGCCCGCGCTCACCAGATGTCCTCGCGGCGCACGGGCATGGTCATGCAGCGCGAGCCGCCGCCGCCCCGCACCAGCTCGGCGCCCTCGAAGACAATCGCCGCTTTCTCGCCCTCCTCGATGTCCGTCTCGCCGGTCAGGAACTCGAGCCCGTCCACAACGCGGTAGCCAGCCTCTGTCTTCAGCTCGTGGTAGGTGTGCTCGTTGCGCGAGTAGCCCAGGATCACACCGGGTCGCACGGCCGCGAAGTTGCACCCGCTCGACCACTGCTCTCGTTCCTGGAAGGTGCGCCGCTCGCCGCCGCAGAACACTGGCTCGAGGGGCAGGTCCACCTCGCGCAGCGCGGCGAAGAGGTTGGGCATCTCGCGCATTCCGCTGCGCCCCGCGTGGTAGTGCAGCACGGTCGAGCGCGTGGGCCCCACGAAGCTGGGCGGGAACACCATGGCGTGCTCGCGGTCGATCATGGTGAAGATCATGTCCAGGTGGATCATGGCCCGGTCGGTGGGCAGCACCACCAGCAGGATGTCCTGGATCCCCACCTGCTTCACCAGTTGCTCGGCGACCGTATCGAAGGCCCCCGGGCTGGATCGCTCCGACAGCCCCATGATCACCAGATCCGGGCGCAGGATATGGACGTCGCCGCCCTCCACCGTGTAGCCCGCACGCCGCTCCTCACTGCCGTCATAGATGAGGCCGCGGTTCTGCAGCAAGGGGTGATAGCTGAAGAGCGCCTTCATCAGGATCTCTTCCGTCCAGCGCACGGTATGGCGCATCGAGCCGATGACCACGCCCTCGCCCACCACCATGGCCGCGTCGCGCGTGAAAAACAGGTTGGGCAGCGGGGGCAGCTCGTAGCTGTCCACGTTGAGCAGTCGCTGCAGCGGCCCCTCCTCGACCTCACGCCCTTCGATGAACATGCCCACCAGCTCGCTGGCCGGGATCTCGAGCAGCTTGCGCGCCAGCGGCTCGGAGCGGGCCACGTCCATCACCCGCTCGATCAGGAACGGCCGCACCTCCGGCAGGTCCGCGATCTCCTCGAGCAGGTCGCGAACCTCGTAGACCTCGCAGAAGCGCGAGAGCAGCGCGGTAAAGTGACGATGCTCGCGCCGCGCCTGCTCGAGGTCGATGATGTCGTCGTAAAGGAAGTCTTCCCGCGTGGCCGGTGTGACCGCCAGCAGCTCCGGCCCCGGTGTGTGGCAGATCACCGCCTGCAGTGCCCCGACCTCGGACCTGACCCGCACCCCCACCCTCTCCATAACCGCCTCCCGACCTCACGACCCCGGCGCCAGTGAGGGCGCCTGCCGTTCCCAGCTTCCGCCATTGGACAGCCGGTAAGACAGCACCTCCATCTCGACAGCCATGTCCACGTTGTTCAGCGCCACGCCACCCGGCACCAATAGCTTGGTGGGCGCGAAGTTCAGGATCCCCCGCACGCCCGCCGCAACCACCCGATCCACCACCGCCTGCGCCGCTTCCGCCGGCACGGCAACGATCACGATGTCAATGCGCTCCCGCTGCAGCACCGCCTCCAGCTCCCGCTCCGACTGCACCTGGAGCCCGTTCCAGCACTGCCCGACCTTGCGCGGATCCGCGTCGAACACGGCCATGATGTGGAAACCCTGACGCTGGAAATAACGGTAGCCAAACATTGCCGCGCCGATCTTCCCCGCACCGACTACCGCCACGCGCCACACCCGCTCCAGCCCCAGGATCGAGCGCAGCGCCGCCAGCAGCTCTGGCACCGAGTAGCCCAACCCGCGCGTGCCGAAGGTACCGAACAGCGAGAGGTCCTTCCTCACCTGCGCCGCCGTCGTCCCCCCGCGCCCCGCCACCTCCTCGCTGGAAACCGTGGTCGCCCCCTCCTCAACAAGTTCGGCAAGAACGCGCAGGTAGAGGGACAGTCGGCTGACGGTCGAGGCAGAAATCCGTTTCATCGGCGGCTGGCGTGCATTGCGGCAGGGGTCTTGTGAAAGCATTCACAATCAAGCTACGACGCAGCCGCGGCAACGTCAATCGCCACTGCCGGAACAGCCACTGCCGGCCGCACCTGCCGGCTGGTCGGTGTCTGCCGGCCGCTGCGGGGCGAGGTCCCGGATGGTGAGGCAGAGGGTGGCGATCTGGCCATCGGGCTGGATGGCCAGCAATCCGCCGAGCAGGAAGAGCGCACTCACGGCCGCAGCTCCGCGGAAGGTGGGGTTTTGCGCCGGGGATAGCCCTGGGCTCGGAGTGCGCCGGTCAGCGCCACGAACTGCTCAGGCGAGAGGGT
This window harbors:
- a CDS encoding redox-sensing transcriptional repressor Rex — encoded protein: MLSQDPCRNARQPPMKRISASTVSRLSLYLRVLAELVEEGATTVSSEEVAGRGGTTAAQVRKDLSLFGTFGTRGLGYSVPELLAALRSILGLERVWRVAVVGAGKIGAAMFGYRYFQRQGFHIMAVFDADPRKVGQCWNGLQVQSERELEAVLQRERIDIVIVAVPAEAAQAVVDRVVAAGVRGILNFAPTKLLVPGGVALNNVDMAVEMEVLSYRLSNGGSWERQAPSLAPGS